A DNA window from Phragmites australis chromosome 11, lpPhrAust1.1, whole genome shotgun sequence contains the following coding sequences:
- the LOC133883890 gene encoding EPIDERMAL PATTERNING FACTOR-like protein 4: MPLLMGRLRWRSVRSARRLFAVACGFAAAAAALVVSLCFVCGGGGRASGGVLASDFGRMAGAAAGAHPVDQELAFAGRRLLSAGPGSHPPRCTSKCGSCSPCYPVHVSVPPGVLVTTEYYPEAWRCKCRNQLYMP; this comes from the exons ATGCCTCTGCTCATGGGGAGGCTGAGGTGGCGGAGCGTGAGATCCGCGCGGAGGCTCTTCGCCGTCGCCTGCGGCTTcgctgcggcggctgctgctctCGTCGTCTCCCTCTGCTTCgtgtgcggcggcggcggccgggcgaGTGGCGGCGTGCTTGCTTCGG ATTTCGGGAGGATGGCAGGCGCAGCAGCAGGAGCCCATCCCGTTGATCAG GAGCTGGCTTTCGCCGGGCGGCGGCTGCTGTCGGCGGGTCCGGGATCGCACCCGCCGCGGTGCACGTCCAAGTGCGGCAGCTGCAGCCCCTGCTACCCGGTGCACGTGTCCGTGCCGCCGGGCGTGCTGGTAACCACAGAGTACTACCCGGAGGCGTGGCGATGCAAGTGCCGGAACCAGCTCTACATGCCGTGA